The stretch of DNA GCGACTTTCATACAACGACGCCAGCGCCCGCGCGAAGAATACATGATCACAGGTATTTTTACTAGCGCATTTGGATGCCAGCTGATTTTCTTTACGTATAAGAGCCTGGAGAGCCTTACTGTCACCCCTCTCACCGGAAAAGTAGGGGGCCTGGAGAGGGGGCGGAGTTACGGTGCTGCAGCCAGCAGACAATCCTCCCCCTAGCGCAAGCAAGACCAGGCTTATAGTCAAAAAAACCTGCACTATGCGAATAACCCCGGTTTGGTCAGACACAAGAAAAACCGAACCGTCGTTCCTTTCCCGACTTCACTCTCCACCCAAATACGACCACCATGAGCTTCCACTACCTTTTTGGCAAGGGCCAACCCCAGCCCGCTACCGACGGAGGCATGTCGTGTTTTGGTGCGGCCTTGATAAAATCGCTCAAAGATATGTGGCACTTCCTCCGCCGGGATACCGGGTCCCGAGTCCATCACATCAACGAACAGAAGCCCTTCATCACGCCTCGGCGCCATCTGAAGTCTCACGGCTGCCCCTTCAGCACTGTACTTCAACGCATTCGAGAGCAGATTGTCCAGCACTTGTTCGATCCGCGTGCTGTCCGCCCGCACCCAGTACCGTTCAGGTGGCGCCTCCACCTGAAGCTGCACCTGCTTCGCATCAGCCAACAACCTGATTTTATTGACCGAAATATCTGCCACGCGACGGAGATCTGTGGGAACAAACCGGTACTCCATCATACCGGACTCCATTTTCGACAGATCCAGAATGGTCGAAATAAGGGACATCAACCGGCGACTGCTATCCGACATGATCCGTAGCGTCGTGCGTTGGTCCTGTGTCAGGGGGCCTGGAATTTCATCCAGGAGCAGATGCGTCCCCTCCTGAATGGAGGCCATCGGCGTGCGCAGTTCGTGCGAGACGTGCGCAAGAAACTCGCTTTTAATATCGTCCAGTTGCTGCAGCCGGGCTCCCATCCACTTCACGGTATCGCCCAACTCGCGCAGTTCTCGCGGCGCCGGGCCATCCAAGCTGGCCTGAAAATTCCCCTGCCCCATCTCCTGAATCGTGGATTGTAGTCGCCGCAACGGACGAAGAATGTTGTAACTTGCCACCGAAGCTAGACCGAGCCCGAATAACAACGCCACCAGGATCAACTGTCGCGTGACCGATTCCGCCTGAATCGAGCTGGCGCGAGATTCATTGACCCCCACCGCAATACGTGATTCGTGCAGCCCAATGTACTGCTGTAAATTCGAGGCTATGCTGCCGGCCAACGCCTCCCGCCGCTCATCATAGTACCCCACGT from Nitrospira sp. encodes:
- a CDS encoding HAMP domain-containing sensor histidine kinase → MRLSIFWRLILTYVVIIAVMTAVNVYALLQIRTLAGLNTEVGSHHHPEIESAKRLLSSFYEQVHSEKKYVAVPAATFLEDFDAESKEFQLGLQGLLAQATSESEMRLLKAVERIQQAHLELFQTQLTETGGQTVQSDVGYYDERREALAGSIASNLQQYIGLHESRIAVGVNESRASSIQAESVTRQLILVALLFGLGLASVASYNILRPLRRLQSTIQEMGQGNFQASLDGPAPRELRELGDTVKWMGARLQQLDDIKSEFLAHVSHELRTPMASIQEGTHLLLDEIPGPLTQDQRTTLRIMSDSSRRLMSLISTILDLSKMESGMMEYRFVPTDLRRVADISVNKIRLLADAKQVQLQVEAPPERYWVRADSTRIEQVLDNLLSNALKYSAEGAAVRLQMAPRRDEGLLFVDVMDSGPGIPAEEVPHIFERFYQGRTKTRHASVGSGLGLALAKKVVEAHGGRIWVESEVGKGTTVRFFLCLTKPGLFA